The following coding sequences are from one Diospyros lotus cultivar Yz01 chromosome 7, ASM1463336v1, whole genome shotgun sequence window:
- the LOC127806292 gene encoding LEAF RUST 10 DISEASE-RESISTANCE LOCUS RECEPTOR-LIKE PROTEIN KINASE-like 1.1, producing the protein MAAAFFLFLAACFLSLINFSSISAHPEESNNNSNIKISCPKSFTCGSFGTLYFPFSNQSNSQCGLCTVFCDEDHPRLPVGMYLVSEPFFFGNITQISSEANGRSMIKLINTSFKADLDARNCSALRNLSLPYTPSISFSIPHNLTLFQCNRSSFAFSSPTDDLYFNYTVCDDHNYIYYYKYPDDNVSATANVFRGCPAIQLPLEGSEKIEPGDRDDPFKLLTATYFIELHVSEDCLKCHQRGGQCLNTNQKFHCTIKKEGTNVKLIILLVGGALVICFLVFIICVCKRWNYCLSYFPWRKISSDPSSKAEIEYSGVFFGVPLFKYDELEQATNNFHPSNELGDGGFGTVYHGILQDGREVAVKRLYEHNSKRVIQFLTEVEILTCLRHPNLVSLYGCTSRHCRELLLVYEYIPNGTVADHIHGDRAQDGLLTWPIRMSIAVETASALAYLHATEIIHRDVKTTNILLDNNFSVKVADFGLSRLLPTDVTHVSTAPQGTPGYVDPEYYQSYQLTDKSDVYSFGVVLIELISSMPAVDISRHRHEINLAGLALNRIQNRKFTELVDPSLGFESDSSVERMITSVAEVAFRCLQLEKEMRPSMNEILEALKEIQDYKDENNNGEQIDNPEPLNHILPHPSPEGDDAVLLKNGKVPPSPDSVTNVWISGSTASISSG; encoded by the exons ATGGCTGctgctttctttctctttctggCCGCCTGTTTCCTGTCCCTGATTAATTTCAGCAGTATTTCTGCTCATCCGGAAGAAAgcaacaacaacagcaacatCAAGATCAGCTGTCCCAAGTCCTTCACCTGCGGAAGCTTCGGAACTCTGTATTTTCCTTTCTCCAATCAGTCCAATTCCCAGTGCGGCCTTTGCACAGTGTTCTGCGATGAAGACCATCCTCGACTTCCGGTCGGCATGTATCTTGTCAGCGAACCCTTCTTTTTCGGTAACATAACCCAAATCTCATCCGAGGCCAACGGTAGGAGCATGATTAAACTCATTAACACAAGCTTCAAAGCTGATTTAGATGCCAGAAATTGCAGTGCCTTGAGGAATTTGAGTTTACCCTACACTCCTTCTATTTCATTCTCCATCCCTCACAATCTCACCCTCTTCCAATGCAACAGAAGCTCCTTTGCATTTAGCTCTCCCACGGATGATCTCTATTTCAACTACACAGTCTGCGATGATCATAACTATATTTACTACTACAAGTACCCAGATGATAACGTTTCAGCTACTGCTAATGTTTTTCGAGGCTGCCCAGCGATTCAGCTGCCTTTGGAGGGTTCAGAAAAAATTGAACCTGGCGACAGAGATGATCCGTTCAAACTACTAACTGCCACCTATTTTATCGAATTGCATGTGTCCGAGGATTGTCTCAAATGTCACCAGAGAGGCGGCCAGTGTCTGAATACCAACCAAAAATTTCACTGCACCATCAAGAAAG AAGGAACAAACGTCAAATTGATCATCCTCTTAG TCGGTGGAGCCCTCGTGATTTGCTTCCTTGTATTCATTATCTGTGTCTGCAAAAGATGGAACTATTGCCTTTCATATTTCCCATGGAGGAAAATTTCCTCTGACCCATCTTCAAAAGCTGAGATTGAATATAGCGGTGTGTTCTTTGGAGTTCCACTCTTCAAATACGATGAACTTGAACAAGCAACAAACAATTTCCATCCTTCCAATGAGCTCGGAGATGGAGGCTTTGGCACTGTGTACCATG GGATACTCCAAGATGGAAGGGAAGTGGCGGTGAAACGCCTATACGAGCACAACTCCAAGCGGGTGATCCAGTTCTTGACTGAAGTCGAAATCCTAACCTGCCTGCGCCACCCCAATCTTGTTTCCCTCTATGGCTGCACTTCGCGCCATTGCAGGGAACTCTTGCTTGTTTACGAGTACATTCCTAATGGCACTGTGGCCGATCACATCCATGGCGACCGAGCGCAGGATGGCTTGCTCACATGGCCTATCCGGATGAGCATAGCCGTAGAAACTGCCAGTGCATTGGCTTACCTCCACGCTACTGAAATCATCCACCGCGATGTCAAGACTACCAACATACTACTTGACAACAATTTTTCTGTCAAAGTTGCTGATTTCGGGCTTTCAAGGCTCCTCCCCACCGATGTCACCCACGTTTCGACAGCTCCACAGGGCACTCCCGGCTATGTTGACCCGGAATATTACCAATCTTACCAACTCACTGACAAGAGTGATGTCTATAGCTTTGGGGTTGTGCTCATTGAGCTCATATCATCCATGCCCGCTGTTGACATTAGCAGGCATAGGCATGAGATTAATTTGGCTGGCTTAGCATTAAACCGGATTCAAAACCGCAAATTCACTGAGCTAGTCGATCCCTCTCTCGGGTTTGAGTCAGACTCTTCAGTGGAAAGGATGATTACCTCAGTGGCAGAGGTGGCTTTTCGATGCCTACAACTCGAAAAGGAAATGAGGCCAAGcatgaatgaaattttagagGCTTTGAAGGAAATTCAAGATTACAAAGACGAGAACAACAACGGGGAACAAATTGACAATCCAGAGCCCTTAAATCATATATTGCCTCATCCTTCCCCTGAGGGTGATGATGCTGTGTTGTTGAAGAATGGCAAGGTGCCACCTTCGCCGGATTCTGTGACCAACGTTTGGATTAGTGGCTCCACCGCATCCATATCTAGCGGTTAA
- the LOC127806293 gene encoding LEAF RUST 10 DISEASE-RESISTANCE LOCUS RECEPTOR-LIKE PROTEIN KINASE-like 1.1, with the protein MSLPIVLFLSLYSLSHLQLLHSVSAHPEDSNSNSNGNSNCPKSFGCGKFGPLYFPLTNEIYSQCGLCTVICVEDDRRHAVVMSLVSEHFSFTNIAQISSEANGRSRIKLNDISFKADLDARNCRALRNLSLPNSASLSFSIPHNLTLFQCNRISFSSSPPTDNHYFNYKGCDDHNYIYYYKYPPQPDNVSHSQAQLFQGCSLIQLPLTSDEFEPGDGGDLFELLTASYYVELQASENCLKCHRRGGQCQDINQKFHCTAKTGGVNVKLIIILIVTGGAIAICLLLFVIYVCQRRKCFASYFRWRSICSDPSPKADIEYSGIFFGVPVFKYAELEQATNNFDASSELGDGGFGTVYHGVLQDGREVAVKRLYEHNSKRVMQFLTEVEILTCLRHPNLVSLYGCTSRHSRELLLVYEYIPNGTVADHIHGDRAKDGLLTWPIRMSIAVETASALAYLHATDIIHRDVKTTNILLDNYFSVKVADFGLSRLLPTDVTHVSTAPQGTPGYVDPEYYQSYQLNDKSDVYSFGVVLIELISSMPAVDINRHRNEVNLASLALNRIQNRRFNELVDPSLGFESDSSVERMITSVAEVAFRCLQLEKEMRPSMNEVLEALKEIQH; encoded by the exons ATGTCTCTTCCTATCGTTCTGTTTCTGTCCTTGTATTCCCTATCACATCTGCAGCTTCTTCACTCTGTTTCTGCTCATCCAGAGGACAGCAATAGCAATAGCAATGGCAACAGCAACTGTCCCAAGTCCTTTGGCTGTGGAAAATTCGGACCTCTGTATTTTCCGTTGACTAATGAGATTTATTCGCAGTGCGGCCTCTGCACAGTGATCTGCGTTGAAGACGATCGTCGACATGCGGTCGTCATGTCTCTTGTCAGCGAACACTTCTCTTTCACTAACATAGCCCAAATCTCATCCGAGGCCAACGGTAGGAGCAGGATTAAACTCAATGACATAAGCTTCAAAGCTGATTTAGATGCCAGAAATTGCAGAGCCTTGAGGAATTTGAGTTTACCCAACTCTGCTTCTCTTTCATTCTCCATCCCTCACAATCTCACCCTCTTCCAATGCAACAGAATCTCCTTTTCATCTAGCCCTCCCACGGATAATCACTATTTCAACTACAAAGGCTGCGATGatcataattatatttactaCTACAAGTATCCACCACAGCCTGATAATGTTTCTCATTCTCAAGCTCAACTTTTCCAAGGCTGCTCCCTGATTCAGCTGCCTTTAACTTCAGACGAATTTGAACCTGGCGATGGTGGCGACCTATTCGAACTACTGACTGCTAGCTATTACGTCGAATTGCAAGCGTCCGAGAATTGCCTAAAATGTCACCGCAGAGGAGGCCAATGTCAGGATATCAACCAAAAATTTCATTGCACGGCCAAAACAG GAGGGGTAAACGTCAAACTGATCATCATCCTTATAG TCACTGGGGGAGCTATTGCTATTTGCTTGCTTCTATTCGTTATCTATGTCTGCCAAAGGCGTAAGTGCTTCGCCTCATATTTCCGATGGAGGAGCATTTGTTCGGATCCTTCTCCGAAAGCTGATATTGAATATAGCGGTATCTTCTTTGGAGTTCCTGTCTTCAAATACGCTGAACTTGAACAAGCAACAAACAATTTTGATGCTTCTAGTGAGCTCGGAGATGGAGGTTTTGGCACTGTCTACCATG GGGTACTCCAAGATGGAAGGGAAGTGGCGGTGAAACGCCTATACGAGCACAACTCCAAGCGGGTGATGCAGTTCTTGACTGAAGTCGAAATCCTAACCTGCCTGCGCCATCCCAATCTTGTTTCCCTCTATGGCTGCACTTCGCGCCACAGCAGGGAACTCTTGCTTGTTTACGAGTACATTCCTAATGGCACTGTGGCCGATCACATCCATGGCGACCGAGCCAAGGATGGCTTGCTCACATGGCCTATTCGGATGAGCATAGCCGTAGAAACTGCCAGTGCATTGGCTTATCTCCACGCTACTGATATCATCCACCGTGATGTCAAGACTACCAACATACTACTTGACAACTATTTTTCTGTCAAAGTTGCTGATTTCGGGCTTTCAAGGCTCCTCCCCACCGATGTCACCCACGTTTCGACAGCTCCACAGGGCACTCCCGGCTATGTTGACCCGGAATATTACCAATCTTACCAACTCAATGACAAGAGTGATGTCTATAGCTTTGGGGTTGTGCTCATTGAGCTCATATCATCCATGCCTGCTGTTGACATTAACAGGCATAGGAATGAGGTTAATTTGGCTAGCTTAGCATTAAACCGGATCCAAAACCGCAGATTCAATGAGCTTGTCGATCCCTCTCTCGGGTTTGAGTCAGACTCTTCAGTGGAAAGGATGATTACCTCAGTGGCAGAGGTGGCTTTTCGATGCCTACAACTCGAAAAGGAAATGAGGCCGAGCATGAATGAAGTTTTAGAGGCTTTGAAGGAAATTCAACATTGA